A single genomic interval of Streptomyces showdoensis harbors:
- a CDS encoding membrane protein encodes MSLVDELKSAVTPRAALLVVGVFALQMLFIASYVGALHDPKPRDVPFGVVAPQPVAGPLVERLEKLPDDPLDPRTVASADAARDQILNRDIDGALIVDPAGRTDTLLVASGGGTVLSSTLQKMFTTLEGAQGRAVRTVDVAPASPKDFDGLSAFYLVVGWCVGGYICAAILAISAGSRPANLERAVIRLGTLAVYSVLGGLGGAIIVGPILGALPGSVAALWGLGALVVFAVGAATLALQSVFGIVGIGLAILLIVVAGNPSAGGAFPLPMLPPFWNAIGPALPPGAGTWVARSIAYFKGNDVLGSLLILSSWALVGSVVTLVMSSLKRKPGAEPIAAEVGEVRP; translated from the coding sequence ATGAGCCTCGTCGACGAACTGAAGAGCGCCGTCACCCCCCGAGCAGCCCTGCTGGTCGTCGGGGTCTTCGCCCTCCAGATGCTGTTCATCGCCTCGTACGTCGGGGCCCTGCACGATCCCAAGCCCCGGGACGTCCCCTTCGGCGTGGTCGCCCCGCAGCCGGTCGCGGGCCCGCTGGTGGAACGCCTGGAGAAGCTGCCGGACGACCCGCTCGACCCGCGGACGGTCGCGAGCGCGGACGCGGCCCGGGACCAGATCCTGAACCGGGACATCGACGGGGCCCTGATCGTCGACCCGGCGGGCCGCACGGACACCCTGCTCGTCGCCTCCGGCGGCGGCACCGTGCTCTCCTCCACCCTGCAGAAGATGTTCACGACCCTCGAAGGGGCCCAGGGCCGCGCGGTGCGGACCGTCGACGTGGCCCCGGCCTCCCCCAAGGACTTCGACGGGCTCTCCGCGTTCTACCTCGTCGTCGGCTGGTGCGTCGGCGGGTACATCTGCGCCGCGATCCTGGCGATCAGCGCCGGCTCGCGCCCCGCCAACCTCGAACGGGCGGTCATCCGGCTCGGGACGCTCGCGGTCTACTCGGTCCTCGGCGGCCTCGGCGGCGCGATCATCGTCGGCCCGATCCTGGGCGCCCTGCCCGGCAGCGTCGCCGCCCTGTGGGGCCTGGGCGCCCTGGTGGTCTTCGCGGTCGGCGCCGCCACCCTGGCCCTGCAGTCGGTCTTCGGGATCGTCGGCATCGGCCTGGCGATCCTGCTCATCGTGGTCGCGGGCAACCCCAGCGCGGGCGGCGCCTTCCCGCTGCCGATGCTGCCGCCGTTCTGGAACGCGATCGGCCCGGCCCTGCCACCGGGCGCGGGCACCTGGGTGGCCCGCTCGATCGCGTACTTCAAGGGCAACGACGTCCTCGGCTCCCTGCTGATCCTCTCCTCCTGGGCACTGGTCGGCTCGGTCGTCACGCTGGTGATGTCCTCGCTGAAGCGCAAGCCCGGGGCGGAGCCGATCGCCGCGGAGGTCGGCGAGGTCCGCCCCTAG